Proteins co-encoded in one Prunus persica cultivar Lovell chromosome G6, Prunus_persica_NCBIv2, whole genome shotgun sequence genomic window:
- the LOC18774338 gene encoding uncharacterized protein LOC18774338, translated as MRQRRKIGSEIPENRIGEEKEAEEGRFFACYLLTSRSPRYKGHTYIGFTVNPRRRIRQHNGEIGQGAWRTKRKRPWEMVLCIYGFPTNVSALQFEWAWQNPTVSKAVRQAAASFKSLGGLASKIKLAYTMLTLPPWQSLNITINFFSTQYTKHSAGCPRLPEQMKVKVCSMDELPSCTKLSDDLLENEDEWCNEGEFDEDMNTSTLHDETISDFMGHNSADDQQSDSGNRMNEVYRCSKEVGEDEWYNGRECDEAMNDGTLQEETSSDLIVQSSADDQQDNTAKTNKAHQGSQEVGEDCTEQFGFIASPVRTPSSNVTTSFGTEVTKDIGSADAISVKLGQPAMEQLTTIVADHQSPSRSYLRPCGAEVIDLTTPASLCRSHLCGKKSRVAPVYPRIIDLTKSPNFIQL; from the exons atgaggCAGAGAAGAAAGATTGGATCAGAAATCCCAGAAAACCGAATCGGGGAGGAgaaagaagcagaagaaggaCGATTCTTCGCATGCTATCTGTTGACCTCTCGCAGCCCCCGCTACAAAGGCCACACCTATATTGG ATTCACAGTGAACCCACGGCGTCGTATAAGACAGCACAATGGTGAAATAGGGCAAGGTGCTTGGAGAACGAAGCGGAAGCGTCCATGGGAGATGGTCTTGTGCATCTATGGTTTCCCAACTAACGTTTCTGCTCTCCAg TTTGAATGGGCATGGCAGAACCCAACTGTATCAAAGGCAGTTAGGCAGGCTGCTGCAAGCTTTAAATCCCTGGGAGGGCTTGCCAGCAAGATCAAACTTGCATACACCATGCTCACCCTCCCTCCTTGGCAGAG CTTGAACATCACTATAAACTTCTTTTCAACCCAGTACACCAAACATTCTGCTGGTTGTCCACGCCTTCCAGAACAGATGAAGGTCAAAGTCTGCTCCATGGATGAGCTTCCTTCATGTACTAAACTATCTGATGACCTTTTGGAAAATGAAGATGAGTGGTGTAATGAAGGGGAATTTGATGAAGATATGAATACCAGTACACTACACGATGAAACAATATCGGACTTCATGGGTCATAATTCAGCAGATGATCAGCAGAGTGATAGTGGCAAtagaatgaatgaagtataCAGATGCAGTAAAGAAGTAGGAGAAGATGAGTGGTATAATGGAAGAGAATGTGATGAAGCTATGAATGATGGTACATTACAGGAAGAAACATCATCTGATCTTATAGTTCAAAGTTCAGCAGATGATCAGCAGGATAATACCGCCAAGACAAACAAAGCACATCAAGGCAGTCAAGAAGTAGGAGAGGATTGTACAGAGCAATTTGGTTTTATCGCATCGCCAGTGAGAACGCCATCTTCAAATGTCACCACCTCATTTGGCACAGAAGTAACTAAAGATATAGGATCTGCTGATGCCATTAGTGTTAAATTGGGCCAACCTGCAATGGAACAATTGACAACTATAGTTGCAGACCATCAGTCGCCCAGCAGAAGCTATCTCCGGCCTTGTGGAGCTGAGGTAATAGATTTGACAACCCCAGCTTCCCTATGCAGAAGCCATTTATGTGGAAAGAAGAGTAGAGTTGCTCCTGTTTATCCTAGGATTATTGACTTGACTAAGTCTCCCAATTTCATCCAACTATAG
- the LOC18772300 gene encoding uncharacterized protein LOC18772300 — protein sequence MCPLRLILIFLSATLAGFFVLRNLKSDPKLDTPHHEEHETNHHHQNPNNSPNRFSKVRSAMESGFWTIVDMGSGRYLWRHFVSASPKPSN from the exons atgTGTCCCCTGAGGCTGATTTTGATCTTCCTCTCAGCCACTCTGGCTGGCTTCTTCGTCCTCAGAAACCTCAAATCCGACCCCAAATTGGATACTCCGCACCATGAAGAACATGAgaccaaccaccaccaccaaaaccCCAACAACTCTCCTAACCGATTTTCCAAG GTTCGGTCAGCCATGGAATCAGGGTTCTGGACCATTGTGGACATGGGCAGTGGACGCTATCTCTGGAGGCATTTTGTCTCAGCGTCCCCAAAACCATCGAATTGA
- the LOC18773107 gene encoding uncharacterized protein LOC18773107: MSAEAKLRYKLNKKIKIPVGNSKFSNNGRKKADSTLYESEKGKKGNLKPRVTGKKFHATEEGSRGVLNKREKFNSVNSDRRRKRIYGDQDAAGEAMRFSNSEAPYRKALSRKGQNQVKDGSFDNENNVIRSKLRPRPTWGSNGLQRTAFGTKRFSPTSPKVSNKTKIKDDFANEKNNSRSPLHHRSIWGSNGLENAASETKRFSSKDRRAKQVDNQASALKKHNKFKPDLSNRLDPSRESSPHISFSNSAKRKLRDNKILDEGSQVIDGQPKKRKRIRLDPHDISNKRFDDTIVINESTKEKEKDEEEKAEISKNAQFRAIQPSPSILKYVEDNLLGRRRMIELRRAGYNTELSAPLDNIPSSTSSERESIEENIFKNKLTFFAAAKVSSSFPPPDLPEIAFAGRSNVGKSSLLNALTRQWGVVRTSDKPGLTQTINFFNLGSKLSLVDLPGYGFAYAKEEVKDAWVELVKEYVSTRVGLKRVCLLIDTKWGMKPRDHELIDLMERAQTKYQILLTKTDTVFPIDVARRAMQIEESLKAKKSLVQPAVMVSSKSGAGIRSLRTVLAKIARVAKV; encoded by the exons ATGTCTGCAGAGGCAAAACTAAGGTATAAGCTcaacaagaaaatcaaaataccTGTTGGAAATTCTAAGTTTTCCAATAATGGAAGAAAGAAGGCTGACAGTACTCTCTATGAGAGTGAGAAGGGTAAGAAGGGGAACCTTAAACCACGTGTAACTGGTAAAAAGTTTCATGCTACTGAAGAAGGGAGTCGGGGAGTTCTTAATAAAAGGGAAAAGTTTAATTCTGTGAATTCTGATAGGAGAAGGAAGAGAATCTATGGTGACCAGGATGCAGCTGGGGAGGCCATGCGTTTTAGTAATTCAGAGGCACCTTATAGGAAGGCTTTATCTAGGAAGGGACAGAACCAAGTAAAGGATGGTTCTTTTGACAAtgaaaacaatgtcattaggTCTAAGTTGCGTCCTCGGCCTACCTGGGGTTCTAATGGATTGCAGAGAACTGCTTTTGGAACTAAACGTTTTTCTCCTACAAGTCCAAAAGTttccaacaaaaccaaaattaagGATGATTTTGCAAATGAAAAGAACAACAGTAGATCTCCCTTGCATCATCGCTCTATCTGGGGTTCTAATGGATTAGAGAATGCTGCTTCTGAAACTAAACGTTTTTCTTCCAAGGATAGACGTGCAAAACAGGTTGATAATCAGGCTAGTGCACTGAAGAAACATAACAAATTCAAGCCTGACTTGAGCAATCGTTTGGATCCAAGTCGTGAAAGTTCCCcgcatatttctttttcaaattctGCCAAGAGGAAACTGCGGGACAATAAAATCTTGGATGAAGGATCACAGGTGATAGATGGTCAgccaaagaagaggaagcgaATTCGATTAGATCCACATGATATCTCAAATAAACGATTTGATGATACCATTGTTATTAACG AAAGCACAaaggagaaggaaaaagatgaGGAGGAAAAGGCTGAAATCTCAAAAAATGCACAATTTCGTGCAATACAACCAAGCCCCTCAATCCTCAAATATGTGGAAGATAAT TTGTTGGGTCGTAGACGCATGATAGAGCTGAGGAGGGCAGGATACAACACTGAGCTTTCTGCCCCATTGGATAATATTCCTTCCTCTACCAGCTCAGAAAGAGAGAGTATTGAGGAAAAT atatttaaaaataaattgacaTTTTTTGCTGCTGCAAAAGTTTCATCATCATTTCCACCTCCTGACCTTCCAGAGATTGCATTTGCAG GAAGGTCAAATGTTGGGAAATCATCACTACTTAATGCACTTACCAGACAATGGGGTGTTGTACGAACATCAGACAAGCCTGGTCTCACTCAG ACTATTAATTTCTTCAATCTAGGATCAAAGCTCTCCTTGGTTGATTTGCCTGGATATGGTTTTGCTTATGCTAAAGAAGAAGTTAAGGATGCTTGGGTGGAGCTT GTAAAGGAGTATGTTTCCACAAGAGTTGGTCTAAAACGAGTGTGTTTACTTATTGATACAAAATGGGGAATGAAGCCAAGGGATCATGAACTCATTGACTTGATGGAAAG AGCTCAGACTAAATATCAGATTTTATTAACAAAGACAGATACGGTTTTCCCGATTGATGTGGCACGTCGTGCAATGCAAATAGAAGAG AGCCTGAAAGCAAAAAAGTCGTTGGTCCAACCTGCG GTGATGGTGAGCTCGAAATCTGGAGCTGGCATACGAAGTTTAAGAACAGTGCTAGCGAAGATTGCTCGAGTGGCCAAAGTCTAA